The stretch of DNA aaaagacaataatataaaaagataaatattataagagTTTACTACTTTAGACagtaaaatgtttgaaatgaatgaaacattcattttaaattattaatgagATTAGAACATGACCAAACTTACTTATATATCAAAAACTAGTTTGTAGCATAACAGACGATTAAATTATGCGACTCTTCATACAATAATTGGCAGTTTTATGAGAATAGTGGCCTTTAATAACTTTACAACATTTCTTAAAACACATTAGTATACATTCTatagttttaaataaaatgaactAACTTGTGATTGTTATTAACGTAATGTTTTAATACAAAAGTTATAAAGAACCACCATTCTAAttacatatttgtataattttataattgcaACTtccttaaatatatatatttatatatgagtgtaaaaaattgtatgtGTTCATATGCATACAACACAATGATATGGGAATATTATGTCAGTGAcgagtaattaatatttaatttagcaagatgaatgaatatttttatgatggaaataacatatttattataaagtCTACAATCTAACTAATGTGAATATATCCTAAGCTACTGAAAAAATTACTCGTCTCTGATTCATATTCCAAGATAAATAAGCGAATAATCTATTCTAAACATGATTTACTTATAACAGATTAAAATAAGGTGTTTCACACACACATACTCTCAAATattaatgtataatttgagtcCCATGAGTCACATAAACAAAGACATTCTTGAAATTTAGAATATCTTGTACAAATGATTTACAGGTATATATTAGGAAaggattttgaaaaatattgcaataaaTTTGAGTATCTTGCTATTAAACAGTAAACAAAATTCAACTATGGCTATAAATATGATAACTAATTTGTAACATAttgaagtattttttttttacaatattcTATATCATGGTGATCACAAGGTTTTTATGTGtacgaatattaaaaaaatgttaaagatACACTGTGTTCACATTTATTATAGACtaaacatttcttttataaagcataaatcgctaaaagcaataatctattttttaaatacattaatatgttataattatctTTCGAGACGCtatatttcaatcaaattGGCTAACCACAATTTcgatttgataaattttatactaAAAAATTTATGTAGAGCGCGCGACTCTAACTTTAATTAACATTCCATTAATGACATTATACACTTATGAGAAAAGACAAATTAaaggaatataaaaattagcTGCTCATTCGGCAGTCACATTTTTTTTAGATCTAATACACATACCTCTTTCTTACTTGGCTGGCAAAGTTTTCATAGTCCTATGTACAATGCAGCAACCAATGTTTATTGTGCACTTCTAAATTTAGAGACTGTAAAATTCTTGTTTTACTGAAGTATCTTTGAGCTATATTCTCTAAATTTAGATCACTTGCACAAATTTTGCTTTTTTAAttcacaaatattacaaatttctacCTAAcacgaatttaaattttcgtcAAACTATTCAATTTTagtttctaatatttataagaTCAATTAAACGTCTATATGCAAATGCGACCGCTAAAATTTTTACGCGATGATTGCTAAGCGATCACTTCTAGATTACAAGTATGTGTTTATTACATACTGAATATAAAGTCTTTACCGAAATTTAACGTAGTGTTCTATACAAAATATGTCTTCGCATTTTCacatttattttttgtaaatatagaaaattataccATTACTTTTTCCTTCAATAATTTTAACGAAAATTTCACTAAATACAATCAGTGGGAGTTAtttttcgtaataatcaaTCTTCTATGGGGTTAAAATACATAATCTGGTCCTGCCATGTCTATTGCCCATCTGAACTTATCCCTCTGAGTCTTATTATAAATCTTCTCAATAGGGACATTATGTTTCTTACAcctaaataatataaaaataaaaagtaatattgTGCTTatgattataatatttaatataaaataaaaaaagaatcaaaGTTACCATGCAACTGTAATTCTAGGATCCAAATAATTCAACTTGGAGGTGCCTAGagcaatttctttattttcctctTTGTCTGTTGCTTGAACCTCCAATTTTGTCAGTTGCTCTTTTAATCTATCAAGagccttcttcttcttttcatatacgctataataataaatacacaataaattacttaatactacttaatttttaataattaaccAATACGTACACTTTTTCCTTAACAGATCCATGCTTTGCATCACGTTTGGCTTCCTTTACAGCATGTTCTGCTTCACTTATAGCTTGCTTCTTAGCTTCTATTTTTGCCTTAAGGTTTTCCATAGATTTTGCATGGGTTTTAGGCACTGAACGTTGATGATTACACAATATTGCAACAGCTCGATTTGCTCTattatatgataaaatctTTTCTGCTTCTGTATCATCAGGATTTGTTAATTTATCTAATTGCTGCTGCAATGTCCATGAAgcattatatgtcctaaagaCCTTAGCAGTGAGACCTTCCATCAATTCatttaaatgtttattcataACGGTTGTATTAAGACGATCAAATAAATCATCACTTGGTGATTTATTTTCCATAAAAAGctgtaaatttttaaatacccTTTTTTCTACTGGCACTTCATTGTAATACCTTATAGAATCTTTACctataaatacaataaaaacatatatacaaatattatactaAAAAATGTCATCTTTATCTAATTTATGAGCAAAAATTCAGCATACCTAAGAAGTCAAATACAACTACATACTCCTTTCCATCCTTTTGCTCATGTAATGTAATGTGTTCTACTCGTAAAGAACAACAACCTACAGTATCTGCTTGATCTTCATCTTTCTCGTTACCAGCTCTGAGAGCTAatttatctataaaatataatgcaaCAGCTCTTTGTCTTATACGCATCTCCTTACTTTTCCAATCTTCCCTATATTCAGCACGAATTTTATCTATTAATTGTGCTAATTTTCTAGCAGTCTCATATTTCTGCCAatctttttctcctttaaGTTTG from Bombus huntii isolate Logan2020A chromosome 3, iyBomHunt1.1, whole genome shotgun sequence encodes:
- the LOC126864215 gene encoding DNA topoisomerase 1 isoform X3; amino-acid sequence: MFKVITNIRITSLINLHCFYKCKCSTKLKMHKWEEEKKNDGTKWTFLEHKGPVFAPPYEPLPPDVKFYYCGKEMKLSQDAEEVATFYARMLDHDYTTKSAFNNNFFHDWREVMTESERAKINDLSKCNFKEMHSYFVQKSEERKAMTKEEKQKIKETNEQIQKEYGFCIIDGHKEKIGNFKIEPPGLFRGRGEHPKMGKLKRRVMPEDILINCSKDSNIPKPPPGHKWKEVRHDPNVTWLASWTENIQGQVKYVMLNPSSKLKGEKDWQKYETARKLAQLIDKIRAEYREDWKSKEMRIRQRAVALYFIDKLALRAGNEKDEDQADTVGCCSLRVEHITLHEQKDGKEYVVVFDFLGKDSIRYYNEVPVEKRVFKNLQLFMENKSPSDDLFDRLNTTVMNKHLNELMEGLTAKVFRTYNASWTLQQQLDKLTNPDDTEAEKILSYNRANRAVAILCNHQRSVPKTHAKSMENLKAKIEAKKQAISEAEHAVKEAKRDAKHGSVKEKVVYEKKKKALDRLKEQLTKLEVQATDKEENKEIALGTSKLNYLDPRITVAWCKKHNVPIEKIYNKTQRDKFRWAIDMAGPDYVF